The following is a genomic window from Helicobacter jaachi.
ATTCTACCATAGAATCTAAAACATTGCAAAAAGAGGCAGGAGAGCAAAAAATATTTAAAATGCAAGATGTGAAAATAGACACAATGGAGGATTTTACCAAATACGCGCAAATGGTGGGCATAGAGTTTAAAGATGAAAAGCAAGCTAAAGAGGCTTTTAAGTTTATAAGGCGCGTGGGCGGGGGACTGGACTGCTAGTTTGTATATTAAATAAAAATGAATAGAATACGGTATTTTTTATAAAGGAGTTTCGTGGGTCTCACAAAAAAGGAGATTGCGCTGCGCGCGCAAAAAACTCTAAAAGCGCATAGCGATGGAGAATACCCTATAAAAGTGGTAGATTTAGCGCATGCAATGGGTCTGCGCGTAATGGAGACAAAATTTACAAAAGATAGCATAGCGGGACTGCTTGATATGAATGAGCGAACCATTTATATTGCCAAAAGTGAGGGCTATGCGCGCAAACGCTTTTCTATCGCGCATGAAATAGGGCATTATGTTTTACATAAAGAAGAATGCCAAAAAGAGGGTCGGCACATTTCTTATAGAGATGAGATTTCATCTCTTGGCTTTGAAATTAAAGAGATTGAGGCTAATTTTTTTGCCGCAAATTTACTTATGCCTAAAGAGAGTGTTATGAGCTTAGTCTTAGAGGGATATACTTTAGAGGAAATGGCTCATTATTTTAATGTATCTAATGTCTCAATGGGCTATAGACTTAAATTTTTAGGCGTAGAATGAGTGATATTATTGAAACAGCACAGACAAAAGAGATAAACGATGAGCGCGCGCTAAGCTCTAATGAGGAGCTAAAAAATATAAAAATGAGTGAGGAGATTAGCGATAGTAAGCACTCACTGCGCAACACAGAAAAACTTAATAATATTTATACGCAACTTATTCATTTATTTTTTGGTGGGTGGTGGTTTTATGCGTGGATTTTCTTTCTTTTTCTGTGCTTTTTGACTGCTGATGAGTATTTTACAAAAGGTGGAGATACGCTGCTGTTTTTAAATTTTTTATCGCGCAAGATTTTGTATGGTTTGAGTGTGGTATTTATAGTGCTTTTAAGTTTTCCCACTGCAAAGGGCGTGCGTAGATTCTTTAGAAAACTACTTGATTTAATGGGGAGAGGGCAACCCAACAATAAGAGAGATAGTTACTAGGTTTTATAAGGCGCGTGGGCGGGGGACTGGACTGCTAGTTTGTATTTTTATGCTAGAATGCCTAAAAAGGAGTGAGAATGTTTGGAAATGCGCTTGTATCTGTAGCAGCCTCTTTATTTCTAGCCCAAAGCCCTATGGCACTTAATATCGTGCAAGATTGGCAGGAGGCTAAAACTCATCTTATTCAAAAGCAATACAAAAGCTACGAAGCCCTCTCATTTGATGTATGCTATTCTTTTGAGTTGGCTCTTTTTCAAATATGCAGTCTTAAAAACTTGCGCGAAAATGAAAGAATAGAGTTGCAAGGTTTTCTAAAACTCACGCGCAGCACCATACAAACTGCCAAAAAAAGAATTAAAAAAAACAATTTAGAGTGCGATAAATCTGTGCTTTATTGCGCTTTGGCTGTTGAGCATGTTTTAGAATCTGTGCTTGATGATGAGTTTATGGGCATCACAGGGGGATATAAAATGCCTGATATTATGGAGTTTGGCAAGGGGCTTGCGGGTGGTTTATCCTAGACAAATCGCACAAGATATTAAAAAAGGCATAAAAAATAAGCAAACTCCGCAGGAAATTTTATGCAAGCTTATTTTATGGCAATATGATGTTTGGAAAAATATAATGAAGGTTTAGCGATGCTTTTTATAGGTGGATTAAACCTGTTGCCAAAAGTTCTAAAATCTTTAAAGAAATAGTTTAAAAAATAGATTTACTCCTTTGCCCCTTTAGATTCTGCAAAAATCCCATAAAATCGCGCTATTTATTTATAAAGGCAAAGGCGTGATTTGTTTAGATAGATTCCAAAAAGTGCTAGCGGCGCATTTAGATATAGATTTTGAGACTTTACCTAGTATTGCAGATGTGCTTATAGCGCAAGGCTTCCGCGGCATGAGCGTAGGCGAGAAAATAACTTATTTTGATGAGCAGGCAATAAAGCGCGTGCGTGATGGCGCAGAATCTAAAGCTGTGGATTCTGGCACTTTAGAATCTAAAGAAATTGATTTTAAAAATAAAGATGAAGCGATTAAATATTTAGAGAATCTTAAGGGTGAGAAATTGCCCAAAGAGTTGAGCGAAGCGGAGTTTTTAACGCAAGGCTTGAGCGAAATAGTCAATAAAGAGAATTTTTTGAGGCATACAAAAACGCGCATAGATTCTGATAAAAGGCTAAAATATTTGAATCTAGTCGAACCTACCTTAGAAAAATATAATATAAAATTAAGCACAAATGAGAGAAATACGTATATTAAAAAGTTTGAAACGCAAGATAATAATTTATATTATATGCTTATCACAGATGATGGCGATAAATTACTTATTACAGGGATACCAACAAATCAATTTAGAAATATAAGAAGCAAAATTAAAAACGCTGACCTTATCCAAACTTTTACCAGCCAAGACAGCAAGAATCCGCAAGGATTGAATGGGCTATCAAGTGCGGATTCTAGCATAGAATCTAAAATCGCGCAAGCACAATATGATGCGCTAGAAAAAGAGATTAGGCAGCAAAGAAAGAGCATTTTAAAAGATTGGGAGGCTAAAAAAGAGGAGCTTAGAAAGCTTGAGCCTCTATATGAAAAATGGGTGCAGAAAGGACAAAAGAAAGCAGGCAAATCCATAGAAAAACGCTATTTAGATACAAGAGCGCAAAAATTAGAGCTACAAGCAGCACTTGATGAGCTAGATGAGAAGCAACTAGCCGCAAAAGCCGCGCTAAAGGGCATAAGCAAAGAGGAGCTAGAGAGGCAAATGCTGATAAGCTCTCTAGCACAAGATGCTAAAGATTACAAAGCAGAAATGTTTAAGAATGCAGATTTTTTAGAATACAAAAGCCTAAGCGGGCAAGCACAAGATGAATTTTATAAAGATATGGTGAGATTCTCAATCGATGATGCCTTTGTAACCCCCCGCACAAAAGATGGTGGGTTTGTAGATAATCGCGCTAAATACAAAAAAGTGCTAGATTATATAGCCATAGACAAGCTGCCGCGCATAATCCCTGATGAGATAAGATATTCAATGTATGGTCTAGCAATGGCTAGGGCAAATAGGATTGTAGAGCGTGAGTTTTTAAGTCCTATGAATGCTTATTTTCGCCAAAATTTAGAAAAAATGCTAAATATTAAGCCTTTAAAAGAGTTTGGGACAAATTATATTGAATATTACCACAATGGGCGCAATGCGATTAAAAAGCTGCTTTT
Proteins encoded in this region:
- a CDS encoding ImmA/IrrE family metallo-endopeptidase, with the protein product MGLTKKEIALRAQKTLKAHSDGEYPIKVVDLAHAMGLRVMETKFTKDSIAGLLDMNERTIYIAKSEGYARKRFSIAHEIGHYVLHKEECQKEGRHISYRDEISSLGFEIKEIEANFFAANLLMPKESVMSLVLEGYTLEEMAHYFNVSNVSMGYRLKFLGVE